A section of the Petrimonas sulfuriphila genome encodes:
- the metG gene encoding methionine--tRNA ligase — protein sequence MSKQFKRTLITSALPYANGPVHIGHLAGVYVPADIYARYLRLKGEETLFVGGSDEHGIPITIRARKEGVTPQDIVDRYHELIKKSFEEFGISFDIYSRTTSDIHKKTASDMFLKIYENDGFQEIESEQYYDEEAGQFLADRYITGTCPHCSNQRAYGDQCEQCGTSLSPTDLINPKSALSGSIPVMRTTKHWYLPLNEHEAWLREWILTEHKEWKSNVYGQCKSWLDLGLQPRAVSRDLDWGIPVPLKDAEGKVLYVWFDAPIGYISNTKELLPNDWEKWWKDENTKLVHFIGKDNIVFHCIVFPAMLKAEGSYILPENVPANEFLNLENDKISTSRNWAVWLHEYLEEFPGKQDVLRYALTANAPETKDNDFTWKDFQARNNNELVAVLGNFINRALVLTQKYFNNLVPAPGELSGYDSETIAECQKVKQAVEYNLENYHFREAQKEAMNLARIGNKYLADTEPWKTAKTDSERTATILNLSLQIVANLAIVCEPFLPFSTKKIYAFIHAKKFDWEKLGSFDLLPEGHELGKAELLFEKIEDETIEKQVEKLHATKAANEQEAYRAKPVKDNIIYDDFDKLDIRIGTVLECEKVPKADKLLRFLLDDGLSKRTILSGIAAYYPHPDQLVGKQVCFIANLEPRKLRGIMSEGMILSAENADGSLSLIEPSEEVLPGSQIS from the coding sequence ATGTCAAAACAATTTAAACGCACACTTATCACATCGGCATTACCATATGCAAATGGCCCGGTTCACATCGGACACTTAGCGGGAGTTTATGTCCCGGCAGATATCTACGCCAGGTATTTACGCCTGAAAGGAGAAGAGACCCTTTTTGTGGGTGGTTCTGATGAACACGGAATCCCTATTACCATTCGTGCCCGGAAGGAAGGTGTTACACCTCAGGACATTGTGGACCGTTACCACGAGCTTATCAAAAAATCGTTTGAAGAGTTTGGAATTTCATTCGACATTTATTCACGCACCACATCCGATATTCACAAAAAAACGGCATCGGATATGTTCCTGAAAATCTATGAAAATGATGGATTTCAAGAAATTGAAAGCGAACAGTATTACGATGAAGAGGCCGGACAATTCCTTGCAGACAGGTACATCACCGGAACCTGCCCCCACTGCAGCAACCAACGCGCTTACGGCGACCAGTGTGAACAATGCGGCACTTCGCTCAGCCCAACCGATTTAATTAACCCTAAATCGGCTTTAAGCGGAAGCATACCCGTTATGCGAACAACCAAACATTGGTATTTACCGCTCAATGAACACGAAGCTTGGCTGCGTGAATGGATTTTGACAGAGCATAAAGAGTGGAAATCGAACGTATACGGACAATGCAAATCGTGGCTCGACCTGGGCTTGCAGCCACGTGCCGTAAGCCGCGACCTGGATTGGGGAATACCTGTTCCGTTGAAAGATGCCGAAGGAAAAGTGCTTTACGTCTGGTTTGATGCGCCCATCGGTTATATTTCCAATACGAAGGAACTGCTACCCAACGACTGGGAAAAATGGTGGAAAGACGAAAACACCAAACTGGTTCATTTTATCGGGAAAGACAACATTGTGTTCCACTGCATCGTTTTCCCGGCAATGCTTAAAGCAGAAGGCTCTTACATCTTGCCCGAAAATGTTCCCGCAAACGAATTTTTAAACCTCGAAAACGATAAAATATCCACATCACGCAACTGGGCGGTATGGCTGCACGAATACCTTGAAGAATTTCCGGGTAAACAGGACGTGTTGCGCTATGCGCTTACTGCAAACGCACCCGAAACCAAAGACAACGATTTCACGTGGAAGGATTTTCAGGCACGCAACAACAATGAACTGGTTGCTGTTCTGGGCAATTTCATTAATCGCGCATTGGTACTTACGCAGAAGTATTTCAACAACCTTGTTCCTGCTCCAGGAGAACTCTCCGGTTACGACAGCGAAACCATTGCCGAATGCCAGAAAGTGAAACAAGCTGTAGAATATAATCTCGAAAACTACCATTTCCGTGAAGCACAAAAAGAAGCGATGAACCTGGCACGTATCGGAAACAAATACCTGGCAGATACCGAACCGTGGAAAACGGCAAAAACTGACAGCGAACGCACGGCCACTATCCTGAACCTATCGCTACAGATCGTTGCCAATCTGGCCATCGTATGCGAACCCTTCCTGCCTTTTTCGACAAAGAAGATCTACGCGTTTATACATGCCAAGAAATTCGATTGGGAAAAGTTAGGGAGTTTTGACCTACTTCCTGAAGGGCACGAATTGGGAAAAGCAGAACTCCTTTTTGAGAAAATTGAAGATGAAACCATTGAAAAGCAAGTGGAAAAACTTCACGCAACCAAGGCTGCAAACGAACAGGAAGCGTACCGGGCTAAACCCGTCAAAGACAACATCATTTACGATGATTTCGACAAGCTGGATATCCGCATAGGAACCGTTCTGGAATGTGAAAAAGTGCCTAAGGCCGATAAATTGCTGAGATTCCTGCTTGACGATGGTCTCAGCAAGCGCACCATTTTATCGGGAATTGCGGCATACTACCCCCATCCCGACCAACTGGTCGGGAAACAGGTTTGTTTTATTGCCAACCTGGAACCGAGGAAATTGCGTGGCATTATGTCTGAAGGGATGATCCTTTCTGCAGAAAATGCCGACGGTTCGTTATCGTTGATAGAACCGTCGGAAGAAGTATTGCCCGGAAGCCAGATCAGTTGA
- a CDS encoding YfhO family protein produces MKNSSRLKKFLPDLIVIISFILISFIYFVPAVMDGRVITQGDSLAAVGQGQEQRDFMKRHDGERTRWNLSMFGGMPSYQMSPTYNSSKPQDLAKKAYSLFLPNYVYLVFIMLLGFYILMRAFRASPLVSALGAIVWAFSSYFFILIAAGHIWKFITLAYIPPTIAGLVYVYQKKYLPGALLIMIFVAFQISANHVQMSYYFFFLMFFMVAAFLVQAVREKKLAGFLKSTVVVVIAGMIGVLTNSSNLYHTYEYSKETMRGKSELSHHGAENKSKNGLERDYITGWSYGVDETWTLLVPNTKGGSSSARMSENLKAMEKARPEYRELYKQIAQYWGEQPWTAGPVYVGAFVLMLFILGLFIVKGPVKWALLAGTLFSILLSWGKNFMPLTDFFIDYIPMYNKFRTVSSILVVAEFCIPLLATLAVKEIVQKPEILKKNMKYVGISWALTGGMALLFWLLPELFFPSYISNFEMQQLQSLPTEHVQTVIGNLTEMRISIFRADAWRSFYIILGGVLMLIAFVSGKLKAQWMVTGILLLCLADMWTVNKRYLNDNDFTPKSNEQQMFAQTPTDLHILQDTTKYYRVLNMATSTFDDGVTPYYHKTIGGYHAAKLRRYQDLIDIHLIKEMGVLQQDIIRTQGTMDSVNADGYKVLNMLNAKWIIMPAQGGTVPVENPYAMGNAWFVDNIQFVNNADEEIDALAAIDLSRQAVADKKFESVLQGFNVSTADSASTITLADYDSNFITYTVDAKKDELAVFSEIYYPRGWEITIDGQPAQMLRANYTLRALPISAGTHKVEFRFEPASIKVTDAVAFAALVVMLLTAVWIVFSEIKQNKRRQKQ; encoded by the coding sequence ATGAAAAATTCCAGTCGACTCAAGAAATTTTTACCCGATTTGATCGTAATCATTTCGTTTATCCTTATCTCATTTATCTATTTTGTGCCGGCCGTAATGGACGGCCGGGTAATTACACAGGGAGATTCCCTTGCCGCTGTCGGACAAGGGCAAGAGCAACGGGATTTTATGAAACGCCACGACGGTGAGCGTACGCGCTGGAACCTCTCGATGTTCGGAGGGATGCCATCGTATCAGATGAGTCCCACTTACAATTCGAGCAAACCGCAGGATTTGGCGAAAAAAGCCTATTCGCTGTTTTTGCCCAACTACGTTTACCTTGTTTTCATCATGCTGCTGGGGTTCTATATCCTTATGCGGGCATTCCGGGCATCACCATTGGTCAGTGCACTGGGAGCCATTGTGTGGGCATTCTCCTCGTATTTTTTTATACTTATCGCCGCCGGACACATCTGGAAGTTTATTACATTGGCATATATTCCGCCCACCATTGCGGGATTGGTATATGTATACCAAAAAAAATACCTGCCAGGGGCATTGTTGATCATGATTTTCGTAGCATTCCAGATCTCGGCGAACCATGTTCAGATGAGTTATTATTTCTTCTTCCTGATGTTTTTTATGGTAGCAGCCTTTCTTGTGCAAGCTGTTCGTGAAAAAAAACTCGCTGGTTTTTTGAAATCAACTGTCGTGGTTGTCATCGCAGGGATGATCGGTGTACTGACAAATTCCTCCAACTTGTACCACACGTATGAATACTCCAAAGAAACGATGCGCGGGAAATCAGAACTTTCACACCACGGAGCTGAAAATAAATCAAAAAACGGATTGGAGCGTGATTACATAACAGGATGGAGCTACGGAGTAGATGAAACCTGGACACTGCTCGTTCCAAACACCAAAGGCGGATCTTCTTCTGCCCGGATGTCGGAAAACCTCAAAGCGATGGAGAAAGCACGCCCTGAATACCGCGAGCTGTATAAACAAATCGCACAATACTGGGGTGAACAACCGTGGACGGCGGGGCCGGTTTACGTGGGGGCTTTTGTTTTGATGCTGTTTATTCTCGGCCTTTTTATCGTGAAAGGACCCGTAAAATGGGCGCTACTGGCAGGAACCCTTTTTTCCATACTGCTCTCGTGGGGGAAAAATTTTATGCCACTTACCGATTTCTTTATCGACTATATTCCCATGTACAACAAGTTCCGGACGGTTTCTTCAATCCTGGTAGTGGCTGAATTTTGTATTCCCCTGCTTGCAACCCTTGCGGTAAAAGAAATTGTCCAAAAGCCGGAAATCCTTAAAAAAAACATGAAATATGTAGGGATAAGCTGGGCTCTCACGGGTGGAATGGCTCTTCTCTTTTGGTTGTTGCCTGAATTATTTTTCCCCTCTTATATTTCCAACTTCGAAATGCAGCAACTGCAATCGTTGCCCACAGAACATGTTCAGACGGTTATCGGAAACCTCACGGAGATGCGCATATCCATCTTCAGAGCAGATGCCTGGCGTAGTTTTTACATCATTCTAGGAGGGGTCTTGATGCTGATCGCTTTTGTGTCCGGCAAATTAAAAGCCCAATGGATGGTGACCGGGATACTACTTCTTTGTCTAGCCGACATGTGGACGGTAAACAAAAGATACCTCAACGACAACGACTTCACCCCTAAATCAAATGAGCAACAGATGTTCGCACAAACACCAACCGACCTGCACATTTTGCAAGACACCACCAAATATTATCGGGTTCTGAATATGGCAACCAGCACATTCGACGACGGAGTTACGCCCTATTATCACAAAACCATTGGCGGTTACCATGCCGCAAAACTACGCCGATACCAGGACCTGATTGATATACACCTGATCAAGGAGATGGGAGTGTTGCAACAAGATATCATCCGTACGCAGGGCACTATGGACTCCGTAAATGCCGACGGGTACAAGGTATTGAATATGCTCAACGCCAAATGGATCATTATGCCAGCTCAAGGAGGAACCGTTCCGGTAGAGAATCCTTACGCTATGGGGAATGCTTGGTTTGTTGATAACATCCAGTTCGTAAACAACGCAGATGAAGAGATCGATGCGTTAGCGGCGATCGATTTAAGCAGGCAAGCCGTAGCCGACAAAAAATTCGAGTCTGTCTTGCAGGGATTCAACGTATCGACAGCCGATTCGGCATCCACCATCACGTTGGCCGATTACGATTCAAATTTTATTACCTACACGGTAGATGCGAAGAAAGACGAATTGGCTGTCTTTTCGGAAATTTACTACCCCAGGGGATGGGAAATTACCATTGACGGACAACCGGCCCAGATGCTACGCGCTAATTATACGTTGCGAGCCTTGCCCATTTCCGCGGGAACACACAAAGTGGAATTCCGTTTTGAGCCAGCTAGCATAAAGGTTACGGACGCAGTTGCATTTGCGGCGTTAGTTGTGATGTTGCTTACGGCAGTATGGATTGTATTTAGCGAAATAAAACAAAACAAACGAAGACAAAAACAATGA
- a CDS encoding lipoprotein, producing MKKSIFYLFIVLMLSACGSVVEMTSSKMNRLELGMSKEEVTHILGNGYTIAEKRIEAGKQMEILSYRDFYKDEEFYMFVFEDNRLKEWYRDLLPKVEK from the coding sequence ATGAAAAAATCAATCTTTTACCTCTTTATTGTCCTGATGCTTTCCGCATGCGGAAGCGTTGTAGAAATGACAAGTTCCAAAATGAACCGGCTTGAGCTGGGTATGTCGAAAGAAGAGGTCACCCACATTTTAGGGAATGGATACACTATCGCCGAAAAACGGATTGAAGCCGGGAAGCAAATGGAAATTCTGTCTTATAGGGATTTTTATAAAGACGAAGAATTTTACATGTTTGTATTCGAGGATAACAGATTAAAAGAATGGTATCGTGATCTTTTGCCGAAAGTAGAAAAATAA
- a CDS encoding Nif3-like dinuclear metal center hexameric protein yields MRIKEIVQTIENLAPVPLQEDFDNSGLQVGDINREATAALLSLDVTESVIDEAVSLGCNLIISHHPLAFKPFKSLTGRTYIERCMIKAIKHDIVIYAAHTNLDNASQGVNFKLAEMLGLQQLRILSPKKDSLLKLVTFVPESHAEYVRSALFNAGAGNIGNYDSCSFNLHGEGTFRANELANPFVGNRGKFHFEKEVRIETVLPRFKQADVLRALLSVHPYEEPAYDFYPLKNDWAQVGSGVVGVLPEPIPEQEFLYLLKDVFNLPTIRHTKLQNREIHDVALCGGAGAFLVPEAIAYGADAFITGEARYNDFYDVDSHLLLAVVGHYESEICTKEIFFDVISKKFPTFVVHKSAFDSNPVKYL; encoded by the coding sequence ATGCGAATAAAAGAAATAGTGCAAACGATAGAAAATCTGGCTCCCGTTCCGTTACAGGAAGATTTTGATAACAGCGGGCTTCAGGTCGGCGACATAAATCGGGAGGCCACAGCAGCCTTGCTGAGCCTCGATGTGACGGAGAGTGTGATTGACGAAGCTGTTTCACTGGGATGCAACCTGATTATTTCGCATCATCCGCTAGCCTTTAAGCCGTTTAAATCGTTGACGGGACGGACCTATATAGAGCGATGCATGATTAAGGCTATCAAGCACGACATAGTGATTTATGCCGCGCACACCAACCTCGATAACGCTTCTCAGGGAGTGAACTTCAAACTGGCAGAAATGCTAGGGTTGCAGCAACTCCGGATTTTGAGCCCTAAAAAAGACTCCTTGCTGAAACTGGTTACCTTTGTTCCTGAATCGCACGCCGAGTATGTCCGGAGCGCTTTATTCAATGCCGGTGCCGGAAATATTGGCAATTATGATTCGTGCAGTTTCAATTTACACGGCGAAGGTACTTTCCGGGCAAACGAGTTGGCAAACCCTTTTGTGGGCAATAGGGGAAAATTTCATTTCGAAAAAGAAGTAAGGATCGAAACCGTTTTACCCAGATTCAAGCAGGCAGACGTGTTACGAGCCTTGCTGTCAGTCCACCCTTATGAAGAGCCTGCTTATGATTTTTATCCGCTCAAAAATGACTGGGCACAAGTTGGGAGCGGGGTAGTGGGTGTATTACCCGAACCTATCCCGGAGCAAGAGTTTTTGTATCTGTTGAAAGATGTATTCAATTTGCCAACTATCCGTCACACCAAATTGCAGAACCGGGAAATTCATGACGTGGCTTTGTGTGGAGGTGCCGGCGCATTTCTTGTTCCCGAAGCCATTGCATACGGTGCCGATGCATTTATTACAGGGGAAGCCAGGTATAACGATTTTTACGACGTGGACAGTCATCTATTGCTCGCAGTTGTAGGACATTACGAATCAGAAATTTGCACAAAAGAAATCTTTTTCGATGTAATTTCGAAAAAATTTCCTACCTTTGTCGTACATAAATCGGCGTTCGATTCGAATCCCGTGAAATACCTGTAA
- a CDS encoding PIG-L family deacetylase produces the protein MKYLIIAFFLFLPFSLALSQDKKINIIVIGAHPDDPDGTAGGTAIKFAELGHNVLFVSLTNGDAGHQSKGGGTLAKIRRGEAQEAGKRLGVTYRVLDNHDGELLPTLEVRHQVIRLIREWEADIVIGPRPYDYHPDHRNTALLLQDAAYMVIVPNVASDTPPLKRNPVFLYAQDRFQKPYPFIPDIAIDISDVLDRKIYAMAAHESQYFEWLPWTVSQEQNVPKKEKERIEWLKSGRRRTIIPAVKEALEKWYGKEKADKITDAEAFEICEYGRQPNESEIRELFPMIGK, from the coding sequence ATGAAGTACCTCATCATTGCCTTTTTCCTGTTTCTCCCTTTCAGCCTCGCACTGAGTCAGGATAAAAAAATAAATATCATTGTAATTGGCGCGCACCCTGATGACCCCGACGGAACGGCCGGCGGAACAGCCATAAAGTTTGCAGAACTCGGGCACAACGTATTGTTTGTATCGCTCACGAACGGAGACGCCGGACATCAATCAAAGGGCGGAGGAACGTTGGCAAAAATTCGCAGAGGCGAAGCACAGGAAGCCGGAAAGCGATTGGGAGTGACATACAGGGTTCTCGATAATCACGACGGCGAGTTGCTCCCCACCCTTGAAGTACGTCACCAGGTAATCCGGCTGATTCGTGAATGGGAGGCCGACATAGTAATCGGCCCCCGCCCGTACGATTATCATCCCGATCACCGGAACACGGCCCTTTTGTTGCAAGATGCAGCCTACATGGTGATTGTTCCTAACGTGGCATCCGATACTCCTCCCTTGAAAAGAAATCCCGTTTTCCTTTATGCACAAGACCGGTTTCAAAAGCCTTATCCGTTTATTCCGGATATTGCCATCGATATTTCCGACGTCCTGGACCGGAAAATTTACGCAATGGCGGCACACGAATCCCAATATTTCGAGTGGTTGCCGTGGACCGTTTCGCAAGAACAAAACGTTCCTAAAAAAGAAAAAGAACGGATCGAGTGGTTGAAATCCGGCAGAAGAAGAACGATAATTCCCGCGGTGAAAGAGGCTCTTGAGAAATGGTACGGAAAGGAAAAAGCAGACAAGATTACCGATGCCGAAGCCTTTGAAATATGCGAATACGGCAGACAACCCAACGAATCCGAAATCAGGGAATTATTTCCCATGATTGGTAAATAA
- a CDS encoding N-glycanase: MRKLLTIVVLLLLFPLAFYALNRTKKTVHLPVFQQTPILFNPADYPDGLVEKEGLIYLGNGRIVLKKVRVPQFKNYTEVEIAVTLVSNGDPWDKSGSCFVIPKSSKITMIDIARNSAAYPQQDTVKHESLIGILQGKDYLPTVELMRFMTPFGVGHFSRNDDPVSVKRRPVYVDGWAENVIWKQEISDLLPLLEDEAYIGVYIDTWTKEGYRIDVQLSFTESNLRGDKKPHLHVEPLINTNYYVGQRHPDIFSRRDVEIPFIIPEKAKNIRLKYIATGHGGHSGGDEFRPQRNILKIDGSEVLNFLPWRTDCASFRRFNPTSGVWLQKRTMAYISNEGKRAEKEIEEPLASSDLSRSNWCPGSDVSPIEVELPNLSAGSHSLTISIPEARPIEENKLNHWLVSAYLVWEE; encoded by the coding sequence ATGAGAAAACTATTGACTATTGTTGTGCTCCTGTTACTTTTTCCGCTGGCTTTTTATGCGTTGAACAGGACAAAAAAAACTGTTCACCTGCCTGTTTTTCAACAGACACCCATTCTTTTTAATCCGGCGGACTATCCCGACGGTCTGGTAGAAAAAGAGGGACTGATCTATTTGGGAAACGGACGTATTGTACTGAAAAAAGTTCGCGTTCCCCAATTCAAAAATTATACCGAAGTCGAAATTGCCGTTACGCTCGTTTCAAATGGTGATCCCTGGGACAAATCGGGGTCTTGCTTTGTGATTCCAAAATCTTCAAAAATCACAATGATCGATATCGCCCGCAATTCGGCCGCCTATCCGCAGCAAGACACGGTGAAACATGAATCTTTGATCGGGATTTTACAAGGAAAAGATTATTTGCCGACTGTAGAATTGATGCGATTCATGACACCTTTCGGAGTGGGACACTTCAGCCGGAATGACGATCCGGTATCGGTCAAACGACGCCCGGTTTATGTGGATGGATGGGCGGAAAACGTTATATGGAAACAGGAAATATCGGATTTACTGCCCCTGCTCGAAGACGAAGCCTATATAGGCGTTTATATTGACACCTGGACAAAAGAAGGTTACCGCATTGACGTTCAACTCTCCTTTACCGAAAGTAATTTGCGCGGTGACAAAAAACCGCATCTGCATGTTGAGCCGTTGATAAATACCAATTATTACGTCGGACAGCGGCATCCCGATATTTTCTCACGAAGGGATGTGGAGATCCCGTTTATCATTCCAGAAAAAGCAAAAAATATCCGCCTAAAATATATTGCTACCGGACACGGCGGTCATTCCGGCGGAGATGAGTTCCGTCCGCAGCGAAATATACTGAAGATTGATGGCTCGGAGGTGTTGAATTTTCTGCCCTGGCGAACGGATTGTGCTTCGTTTCGACGTTTCAATCCCACATCCGGTGTATGGCTGCAAAAAAGGACAATGGCTTATATTAGCAACGAAGGTAAACGTGCCGAAAAAGAAATCGAAGAGCCGCTCGCTTCATCCGATTTATCACGAAGCAACTGGTGTCCAGGTAGTGATGTTTCCCCCATAGAGGTCGAACTGCCCAATCTGTCCGCAGGTAGTCACAGTCTGACCATAAGCATCCCCGAAGCAAGGCCCATTGAGGAAAACAAGTTGAACCACTGGCTTGTTTCGGCATATTTGGTGTGGGAAGAATAG
- a CDS encoding DUF5040 domain-containing protein, with protein sequence MKRIPVFTVLLAFCILTLSAQDNASKKSYTFLLTGASFASPNNGWFEIGCELSDANPLNRAIGGEAIADAANRIIDGTLYTIEELEHIDALVIMQVHDRDVFDESQLKPNYTEYPVPFDRSNYAAAFDYVIKRYLADCYNLKFDRKSKYFNSRSGKPAVVVLCTDWHDGRVTYNTSVRKLAEKWGFPVVEFDKFIGFSRSALHPVTGEQISRLFTGDKQDIDGETFGWHPESGKGQYIQQRMGAVFADTMRKIFPVKP encoded by the coding sequence ATGAAACGAATCCCTGTTTTTACAGTTTTACTTGCTTTTTGTATTCTTACTCTATCTGCTCAAGATAACGCAAGCAAAAAGAGTTATACTTTTTTATTGACTGGAGCTTCCTTTGCGTCGCCCAACAACGGTTGGTTCGAAATCGGTTGTGAACTGTCGGATGCCAACCCGCTTAACAGAGCCATTGGAGGTGAAGCTATTGCCGATGCTGCCAACCGGATTATTGACGGAACATTATACACCATCGAAGAACTGGAACATATTGATGCTCTTGTGATTATGCAGGTTCACGACAGGGATGTCTTCGACGAATCGCAGCTAAAGCCTAACTACACCGAGTACCCGGTGCCTTTCGACCGGAGCAATTACGCTGCTGCGTTCGACTACGTCATTAAACGGTACCTTGCCGATTGTTATAACCTGAAGTTTGACAGGAAATCGAAATATTTCAACAGCCGGAGTGGAAAACCTGCTGTCGTTGTGCTTTGCACCGATTGGCACGACGGGAGGGTAACCTACAACACTTCCGTGAGAAAACTGGCCGAAAAATGGGGATTTCCGGTAGTGGAGTTCGATAAATTCATCGGGTTCTCCAGGAGTGCTCTTCATCCGGTTACGGGAGAACAAATAAGCCGTTTGTTTACGGGTGATAAACAAGATATTGACGGTGAAACTTTTGGATGGCATCCCGAAAGCGGCAAAGGGCAATACATTCAACAACGGATGGGAGCCGTTTTTGCCGACACCATGCGAAAGATTTTCCCTGTGAAACCATAA